Proteins from a single region of Vigna radiata var. radiata cultivar VC1973A unplaced genomic scaffold, Vradiata_ver6 scaffold_614, whole genome shotgun sequence:
- the LOC106778765 gene encoding probable ATP-dependent DNA helicase CHR23 isoform X3: protein MLGSNSSQPNPTIEAVNQFYHPQSILPPSLISVLSSSTSDGELDFLRKRQVVWEESLRDLYYMLRKDICSLFYASLRKLEEQPEWLKGGKLRDYQLEGLNFLVNSWRNDTNVILGDEMGLGKIVQSVSMLGFHQRMPSKSMVLFLELFRSPLYQIGPKNSGSGFLK, encoded by the exons ATGCTTGGCAGCAATTCCAGTCAACCAAACCCAACAATTGAGGCNGTGAATCAATTTTACCACCCTCAATCCATTCTACCACCTTCTCTGATATCAGTCTTGAGCTCATCAACATCAGATGGAG AATTGGATTTCTTAAGGAAACGACAAGTAGTGTGGGAGGAATCCTTGCGGGACCTATATTATATGCTTAGGAAGGACATTTGTAGCCTTTTCTATG CAAGTTTGCGAAAGCTTGAGGAACAACCTGAGTGGTTGAAGGGTGGAAAGCTCCGTGATTATCAACTAGAGGGTCTGAACTTTCTTGTTAACAG TTGGAGAAATGATACAAATGTCATTTTAGGTGATGAAATGGGCCTTGGAAAAATTGTTCAGTCAGTCTCGATGCTTGGTTTTCATCAG AGAATGCCCAGCAAATCCATGGTCCTTTTCTTGGAGTTGTTCCGCTCTCCACTTTATCAAATTGGGCCAAAGAATTCAGGAAGTGGCTTCCTGAAATGa